In Xyrauchen texanus isolate HMW12.3.18 chromosome 23, RBS_HiC_50CHRs, whole genome shotgun sequence, a genomic segment contains:
- the LOC127617054 gene encoding inositol polyphosphate 5-phosphatase OCRL-like: MMESSLGISESKCVTTVRGHELRGGQKEPRLLSLLECSGQFKLDILANPDAIVLSPVPQLSIPINNHFQLIREAEEVLLIDISNNTTVRIRLRGEQTPEFVLELQDDMHTQSFIQHVMKAKQQAEGRNSLQNKMEPVVPGPVKGCVPIPPQRGTSKSTSNNIKNSTLVQPLNTDSVLSLVTDFGFEENFNHALKVEEKKNQQNRIVAQRDPPPPPVPPLPPRKPTNLTAGPTPKERPSPAQSATPVRHDYNSVDRSVSWSDSPSNYSMRQAMMSSHTGSREGLIKYRLGKKEKEYVDIQNFRFFIGTWNVNGQSPDSTLEPWLCCVPDPPDVYALGFQELDLSTEAFFYMDSSKEQLWVDAIERSLHPKAKYIRIRIIRLVGMMLVVYVNKAHKNYIRDIASESVGTGLMNKMGNKGGVAVRFVFHNTSFCFVNTHLAAHVDDYERRNQDYKDICARMSFHLLDYPPLNIVKHDVVIWLGDLNYRLCLLDAVEVKRLIADNDLQSLQEYDQLNLQRMTKRAFTDFMEGELNFIPTYKYDAKSDRWDSSGKCRIPAWCDRILWRGSNVKQLHYRSHMELKTSDHKPVSSLFIIGVKMVNDQRYKKVFEEIVRDMDRMENDFLPSLSLTCREFTFENVKFRQLQRQSFLITNDGQVPCTFAFIPKLNDSQYCKHWLRAEPCDGVLDPNEKIEIFLEVYVSKDSVTLLNSGEDKIEDILVLHLDRGKDYFITISGNYLPSCFGTSLETLCRMKKPIREIPITKLIDLGEDGCMEKEKSRMNFLLDSAGAEDKPLKIPKEVWLLVNHLYTKACQQEDLFQTPGLQDELQSIIDCLDTSIPESIPGCNHSVAEALLIFLEALPEPVLCYELYQRSLECSHDNRLCKQLISQLPRAHRNVFRYLMAFLRELLKHFIDNNLNANLLATLFASLLIRPPPKLASKQMSSDRQRATDFILGFLMGGDED; encoded by the exons ATGATGGAGTCTTCACTCGGGATTTCTGAGAGCAAATGTGTGACT ACTGTTAGAGGGCATGAGCTCAGAGGTGGACAGAAAGAACCAAGACTCCTGTCCCTGTTAGAGTGTTCTGGACAATTCAA GTTGGATATTCTGGCAAACCCTGATGCAATTGTATTAAGTCCTGTGCCCCAGCTGTCCATCCCTATCAATAACCATTTTCAGCTTATTCGAG AGGCTGAAGAAGTGCTTCTCATTGACATCTCTAACAACA CAACGGTACGGATTCGTCTTCGAGGTGAACAAACTCCAGAGTTTGTGCTGGAGCTTCAAGATGACATGCATACGCAATCCTTCATTCAGCATGTGATGAAGGCCAAACAGCAAG CTGAGGGAAGGAATTCATTGCAAAATAAGATGGAGCCTGTTGTACCTGGTCCAGTCAAAGGCTGCGTTCCAATCCCACCTCAGAGAGGAACCTCCAAATCCACCTCAAACAACATCAAGAACAGCACTTTAGTGCAGCCATTAAATACAG ACTCCGTTCTGTCGCTTGTGACTGATTTTGGTTTCGAGGAAAATTTTAACCATGCTTTAAAAGTGGAAGAAAAGAAGAACCAGCAAAACCGTATAGTTGCACAACGAGATCCGCCACCACCTCCAGTGCCCCCTCTTCCCCCTCGGAAACCAACCAACCTCACGGCAGGCCCAACCCCCAAAGAAAGGCCATCGCCTGCACAGAGTGCTACACCGGTCAGACATGA TTATAACTCCGTAGACCGCTCCGTTTCCTGGTCTGACAGCCCATCTAACTACAGTATGAGACAGGCCATGATGAGCAGCCACACAGGCTCCAGGGAAGGTCTAATCAAGTATCGGCTCGGCAAGAAGGAGAAAGAATATGTGGACATTCAGAACTTCAG GTTTTTTATTggcacgtggaatgtgaatggtcaGTCCCCTGACAGCACTCTGGAACCCTGGCTGTGTTGTGTCCCAGACCCTCCAGATGTCTATGCACTGGG ATTTCAGGAGCTGGATCTGAGCACAGAGGCCTTTTTCTATATGGATTCATCTAAAGAACAGTTGTGGGTTGATGCAATAGAGCGATCCCTCCACCCTAAAGCCAAATATATACGA ATTCGTATTATTCGCCTGGTGGGAATGATGCTGGTGGTGTATGTCAACAAAGCACATAAAAATTACATAAGAGACATAGCTTCCGAGTCTGTGGGAACTGGTCTCATGAATAAAATG GGGAATAAAGGAGGAGTGGCAGTACGCTTTGTTTTTCACAATACTAGCTTCTGCTTCGTAAACACTCACTTGGCAGCACATGTGGATGACTATGAACGTCGGAACCAGGACTACAAAGACATATGTGCCCGCATGAGCTTCCACCTGCTGGACTACCCCCCTCTCAATATAGTAAAACATGA TGTGGTGATTTGGCTCGGAGATCTCAACTACAGGCTTTGTTTGCTTGATGCAGTGGAGGTGAAAAGACTTATTGCTGACAACGATCTACAGAGCCTTCAAGAATATGATCAG CTGAACCTCCAGAGAATGACTAAACGTGCCTTCACTGATTTCATGGAAGGGGAGCTTAATTTCATCCCAACTTACAAATATGATGCAAAATCTGATCGATGGGACTCAAG CGGGAAGTGTCGGATCCCTGCATGGTGTGACCGTATCCTGTGGAGGGGGAGCAACGTGAAGCAGCTTCACTATCGCAGTCACATGGAGCTGAAGACCAGTGACCACAAACCTGTCAGCTCACTCTTCATCATCGGG GTGAAGATGGTGAATGATCAGCGCTACAAGAAGGTGTTTGAAGAGATTGTGCGGGACATGGACAGAATGGAAAATgactttctcccttctctgtCCCTTACCTGCCGGGAG TTCACTTTTGAGAATGTAAAGTTCCGTCAGCTGCAGCGTCAGAGTTTTCTCATCACTAATGATGGACAGGTGCCCTGCACCTTCGCCTTCATTCCCAAACTCAATGATTCTCAGTACTGTAAGCACTGGCTACGCGCTGAACCCTGCGATGGGGTATTAGACCCTA ATGAGAAAATAGAAATCTTCTTGGAGGTCTATGTCAGTAAAGACTCTGTAACTCTGCTAAATTCTGGTGAGGATAAGATCGAGGACATCCTAGTGCTTCACCTGGACCGAGGGAAAGACTACTTCATCACTATCTCTGGGAACTACCTGCCCAGCTGCTTTGGAACTTCTCTAGAGACGCTATGCCGTATGAAGAAGCCCATTCGCGAGATCCCAATCACCAAACTCATCGACCTG GGAGAGGATGGCTGCATGGAAAAG GAgaaatccaggatgaacttcttGTTGGACAGTGCTGGTGCAGAGGATAAACCTCTGAAGATTCCCAAAGAGGTTTGGTTGCTTGTTAATCACCTCTACACAAAGGCCTGCCAACAG gaGGACCTCTTCCAAACCCCTGGCCTTCAAGATGAGCTACAAAGTATTATTGACTGCCTGGATACCAGCATTCCTGAATCCATCC CTGGCTGTAATCACTCAGTTGCTGAAGCTCTGTTGATCTTCTTGGAGGCTCTGCCTGAGCCTGTGCTGTGTTATGAACTCTACCAGCGCAGTCTTGAATGCTCTCATGACAATCGCCTTTGCAAACAG CTAATATCTCAACTCCCACGGGCCCATCGCAATGTGTTCCGCTACCTGATGGCCTTTTTGAGAGAATTGCTTAAACACTTTATTGACAACAACCTGAACGCCAACCTCCTAG CTACTCTCTTTGCAAGCCTTCTTATTCGGCCACCGCCCAAACTTGCTAGCAAACAGATGTCAAGCGATCGTCAAAGAGCCACTGACTTCATCTTGGGGTTCCTGATGGGAGGTGATGAAGACTGA
- the LOC127617208 gene encoding protein eva-1 homolog C-like isoform X2 encodes MLPPWSSCWSLCFLFIVLVVNTHHASSAPDFSDYLHNILRNHTAHACNGETLSIRCPIRTSVAVLSAFYGRRVPSQYLCPPNANPNTTVESTNCISTTAIQKIMSECQDRRECQIPVMSPVFGQDPCPETSKYAIVSYKCKPEHHRSRTVCENERLKLACKNDTVLAIYSATFGHLVHDSLGCPQEAKTKPDIECLSPSALRRVSRKCHGRTNCSVIADAQSFGDPCFPGTRKHLRVSFTCVPQYLLEDVGRGKIDPFLLSDYTHGLPETVALYFVSGICAGLLFLLCLFGLKPTLMRDLKDLVSELGDELKDSHSPRGGIMEDFDDDDASLRSSYRHLARPYRTADMFSPEMIMTVVMEERRDEDKPEMPNGDIWSHINSSPYAMHKIKTSSD; translated from the exons ATGCTGCCTCCATGGAGCTCTTGTTGGTCCTTGTGTTTCCTTTTCATTGTCCTAGTTGTCAACACACACCATGCCTCATCTGCTCCAGATTTCTCTG ATTACCTCCACAACATCCTAAGGAACCACACTGCACATGCTTGTAATGGAGAAACGCTGTCCATCAGATGCCCCATTAGAACATCTGTGGCTGTTCTGTCAGCATTTTATGGACGCCGTGTCCCAAGTCAGTATTTATGCCCCCCCAATGCAAACCCAAACACAACAGTAGAAAGTACAAACTGCATATCAACCACAGCCATTCAG AAAATTATGTCAGAGTGCCAAGATCGAAGGGAGTGTCAGATTCCTGTGATGAGTCCTGTGTTTGGTCAAGATCCCTGCCCTGAAACAAGCAAGTACGCCATTGTCTCCTACAAGTGCAAGCCAG AGCACCATCGTTCAAGAACGGTGTGCGAGAATGAAAGACTGAAGCTGGCATGCAAGAATGACACAGTTCTGGCCATTTACTCAGCCACATTTGGCCACCTGGTGCATGACAGCCTTGGGTGCCCTCAAGAGGCTAAAACAAAGCCTGACATAG AGTGCTTGTCTCCGTCAGCCTTGAGAAGGGTGTCAAGGAAATGTCATGGCAGGACGAACTGCTCTGTGATTGCTGATGCTCAGAGTTTTGGAGACCCCTGCTTCCCTGGCACCAGGAAGCACCTGCGAGTCTCCTTCACCTGTG TACCACAGTATCTACTGGAAGATGTTGGACGTGGAAAAATAGATCCTTTCTTGCTCTCTGATTATACACATG GTCTTCCAGAGACAGTGGCTCTATACTTTGTCTCTGGTATATGTGCTGGTTTGCTCTTCTTGCTGTGCTTGTTTGGTCTCAAGCCCACCCTGATGAGAGATCTGAAGGACCTAGTTTCTGAGTTAGGAGATGAGCTCAAGGACTCCCATAGTCCTCGAGGAGGAATAATGGAGGATTTTGATGATGACGATGCCTCTCTACGCTCTTCTTATCGCCACCTTGCACGTCCTTACCGCACAGCAGACATGTTCAGCCCAGAGATGATTATGACAGTGGTGATGGAGGAGAGAAGGGATGAGGACAAACCAGAGATGCCAAATGGAGACATCTGGTCCCACATTAACTCTAGCCCTTATGCAATGCACAAAATCAAAACTTCCTCTGATTGA
- the LOC127617208 gene encoding protein eva-1 homolog C-like isoform X1 yields MLPPWSSCWSLCFLFIVLVVNTHHASSAPDFSDYLHNILRNHTAHACNGETLSIRCPIRTSVAVLSAFYGRRVPSQYLCPPNANPNTTVESTNCISTTAIQKIMSECQDRRECQIPVMSPVFGQDPCPETSKYAIVSYKCKPEHHRSRTVCENERLKLACKNDTVLAIYSATFGHLVHDSLGCPQEAKTKPDIECLSPSALRRVSRKCHGRTNCSVIADAQSFGDPCFPGTRKHLRVSFTCVPQYLLEDVGRGKIDPFLLSDYTHGGWYMGPGVSRPQNIFTNSLEIFSQIQGLPETVALYFVSGICAGLLFLLCLFGLKPTLMRDLKDLVSELGDELKDSHSPRGGIMEDFDDDDASLRSSYRHLARPYRTADMFSPEMIMTVVMEERRDEDKPEMPNGDIWSHINSSPYAMHKIKTSSD; encoded by the exons ATGCTGCCTCCATGGAGCTCTTGTTGGTCCTTGTGTTTCCTTTTCATTGTCCTAGTTGTCAACACACACCATGCCTCATCTGCTCCAGATTTCTCTG ATTACCTCCACAACATCCTAAGGAACCACACTGCACATGCTTGTAATGGAGAAACGCTGTCCATCAGATGCCCCATTAGAACATCTGTGGCTGTTCTGTCAGCATTTTATGGACGCCGTGTCCCAAGTCAGTATTTATGCCCCCCCAATGCAAACCCAAACACAACAGTAGAAAGTACAAACTGCATATCAACCACAGCCATTCAG AAAATTATGTCAGAGTGCCAAGATCGAAGGGAGTGTCAGATTCCTGTGATGAGTCCTGTGTTTGGTCAAGATCCCTGCCCTGAAACAAGCAAGTACGCCATTGTCTCCTACAAGTGCAAGCCAG AGCACCATCGTTCAAGAACGGTGTGCGAGAATGAAAGACTGAAGCTGGCATGCAAGAATGACACAGTTCTGGCCATTTACTCAGCCACATTTGGCCACCTGGTGCATGACAGCCTTGGGTGCCCTCAAGAGGCTAAAACAAAGCCTGACATAG AGTGCTTGTCTCCGTCAGCCTTGAGAAGGGTGTCAAGGAAATGTCATGGCAGGACGAACTGCTCTGTGATTGCTGATGCTCAGAGTTTTGGAGACCCCTGCTTCCCTGGCACCAGGAAGCACCTGCGAGTCTCCTTCACCTGTG TACCACAGTATCTACTGGAAGATGTTGGACGTGGAAAAATAGATCCTTTCTTGCTCTCTGATTATACACATG GAGGGTGGTATATGGGCCCCGGTGTATCCAGGccacaaaacattttcaccaACTCTCTGGAAATCTTTTCCCAGATCCAGG GTCTTCCAGAGACAGTGGCTCTATACTTTGTCTCTGGTATATGTGCTGGTTTGCTCTTCTTGCTGTGCTTGTTTGGTCTCAAGCCCACCCTGATGAGAGATCTGAAGGACCTAGTTTCTGAGTTAGGAGATGAGCTCAAGGACTCCCATAGTCCTCGAGGAGGAATAATGGAGGATTTTGATGATGACGATGCCTCTCTACGCTCTTCTTATCGCCACCTTGCACGTCCTTACCGCACAGCAGACATGTTCAGCCCAGAGATGATTATGACAGTGGTGATGGAGGAGAGAAGGGATGAGGACAAACCAGAGATGCCAAATGGAGACATCTGGTCCCACATTAACTCTAGCCCTTATGCAATGCACAAAATCAAAACTTCCTCTGATTGA
- the LOC127617208 gene encoding protein eva-1 homolog C-like isoform X3, with the protein MLPPWSSCWSLCFLFIVLVVNTHHASSAPDFSDYLHNILRNHTAHACNGETLSIRCPIRTSVAVLSAFYGRRVPSQYLCPPNANPNTTVESTNCISTTAIQKIMSECQDRRECQIPVMSPVFGQDPCPETSKYAIVSYKCKPEHHRSRTVCENERLKLACKNDTVLAIYSATFGHLVHDSLGCPQEAKTKPDIECLSPSALRRVSRKCHGRTNCSVIADAQSFGDPCFPGTRKHLRVSFTCVPQYLLEDVGRGKIDPFLLSDYTHESLVFNGPADCWIQCPLPPLQEGGIWAPVYPGHKTFSPTLWKSFPRSRVFQRQWLYTLSLVYVLVCSSCCACLVSSPP; encoded by the exons ATGCTGCCTCCATGGAGCTCTTGTTGGTCCTTGTGTTTCCTTTTCATTGTCCTAGTTGTCAACACACACCATGCCTCATCTGCTCCAGATTTCTCTG ATTACCTCCACAACATCCTAAGGAACCACACTGCACATGCTTGTAATGGAGAAACGCTGTCCATCAGATGCCCCATTAGAACATCTGTGGCTGTTCTGTCAGCATTTTATGGACGCCGTGTCCCAAGTCAGTATTTATGCCCCCCCAATGCAAACCCAAACACAACAGTAGAAAGTACAAACTGCATATCAACCACAGCCATTCAG AAAATTATGTCAGAGTGCCAAGATCGAAGGGAGTGTCAGATTCCTGTGATGAGTCCTGTGTTTGGTCAAGATCCCTGCCCTGAAACAAGCAAGTACGCCATTGTCTCCTACAAGTGCAAGCCAG AGCACCATCGTTCAAGAACGGTGTGCGAGAATGAAAGACTGAAGCTGGCATGCAAGAATGACACAGTTCTGGCCATTTACTCAGCCACATTTGGCCACCTGGTGCATGACAGCCTTGGGTGCCCTCAAGAGGCTAAAACAAAGCCTGACATAG AGTGCTTGTCTCCGTCAGCCTTGAGAAGGGTGTCAAGGAAATGTCATGGCAGGACGAACTGCTCTGTGATTGCTGATGCTCAGAGTTTTGGAGACCCCTGCTTCCCTGGCACCAGGAAGCACCTGCGAGTCTCCTTCACCTGTG TACCACAGTATCTACTGGAAGATGTTGGACGTGGAAAAATAGATCCTTTCTTGCTCTCTGATTATACACATG AATCACTGGTTTTTAATGGTCCTGCTGACTGCTGGATCCAATGCCCTCTTCCCCCGTTACAGGAGGGTGGTATATGGGCCCCGGTGTATCCAGGccacaaaacattttcaccaACTCTCTGGAAATCTTTTCCCAGATCCAGG GTCTTCCAGAGACAGTGGCTCTATACTTTGTCTCTGGTATATGTGCTGGTTTGCTCTTCTTGCTGTGCTTGTTTGGTCTCAAGCCCACCCTGA
- the LOC127617209 gene encoding chloride intracellular channel protein 2-like has translation MALRLDSNKEPSVELFIKAGHDGENVGNCPFCQRLFMVLWLKGVKFTVTTVDMRKKPDELKDLAPGTNPPFLLYNGTLKTDFIKIEEFLESTLAPPRYPHLSPRYKESFDVGADIFAKFSAFIKNSPNNAFHEKALLREFKRLDDYLNTPLQDELDQNISVSKRKFLDGDRLTLADCNLLPKLHVIKVAAKKYCNFDIPVQLTGVWRYLQNAYEREEFSQTCPADIEIEKAYLSVAKRN, from the exons ATGGCTCTCAGACTGGACTCAAATAAAGAACCAAGTGTTGAGCTCTTCATAAAG GCGGGCCATGATGGAGAGAACGTGGGGAACTGTCCCTTCTGCCAGAGACTCTTCATGGTTCTATGGTTGAAAGGAGTCAAGTTCACAGTAACCACAGTTGACATGAGAAA GAAGCCAGATGAGTTAAAGGACTTAGCTCCGGGTACCAACCCTCCTTTCCTCCTGTACAATGGCACCCTAAAGACCGACTTCATTAAGATTGAAGAGTTTCTGGAGTCAACCCTCGCCCCTCCCCG CTATCCTCACCTCAGTCCGCGCTACAAAGAGTCTTTTGATGTTGGTGCTGacatttttgcaaagttttctgctttcaTCAAGAACAGCCCAAACAATGCTT TCCATGAAAAAGCCTTGCTGAGAGAGTTTAAGCGGCTGGATGACTATCTGAACACTCCGCTACAGGATGAGCTAGATCAAAACATTTCTGTATCCAAAAGGAAATTTCTTGATGGCGACCGCTTGACACTGGCAGACTGCAATTTGTTACCAAAGCTGCACGTCATCAAG GTTGCAGCTAAGAAGTACTGTAATTTTGATATTCCTGTTCAGCTCACTGGAGTGTGGCGTTACTTGCAGAATGCATATGAGAGAGAAGAATTCAGCCAGACCTGTCCAGCAGACATTGAAATTGAGAAAGCCTATCTGAGTGTGGCCAAGAGGAACTGA